In Prionailurus viverrinus isolate Anna chromosome D1, UM_Priviv_1.0, whole genome shotgun sequence, the DNA window ATGACCCCTTCATCACTTGCCCTGCCTCTCACTGGGCCCATCTGGCCAGCAGGGATTCCAGCCGAACGTCCATCCGCAGCTCCCAGTGGTCCTTCAGCACCATCAGCAACAGCACCCAGCGATCCTACCATGCCTGCTGCAGGTGAGAGCCTGCCCTGCTTAAGCCACCTGCAGTCTGTGACCCAGAACAGGCAGGCCTGGCTTTCCCCCTCGGTCCTCTGGGTGGGGAAGAGTGATGGGAGAGGGTGGGGCTCTTGTCACTTCTCACACTCATCCTGCTGTCCTGCCCCCCAGCTGGACGCAACACCCTTTGATCCAGAAGAACCGCCGGGTGGTGCTGGCCTCCTTCCTACTCCTGCTGCTGGGGATGGGTGAGTGCCCCTGTGGGTCCCCTGCCTACCCCCGTGAGGGCGCCGTCCTCCCTTCGTGCAGGGTCTGGGTCCCCCTTGGCCCACGGAGCCTCCCTACATCCAGCTGAGTGccatcaccccacccccattttacaggtgaggaaactgaggccttaaGAGGAGCAGGCCCGGTCTCCTGGACACACAGCCAGGAAATCACACATAGTGGAAAAGGGAACCTGGTCCCATGCTCCAAACTTGTTTTTATCTTAGCCATTTAATCCCTCAGGGAGCAAAAGAGCCAACAGCTACCATTTATTCTGTGGCTACTTCAAGCCAGCCGCCGGGTAGGCTTATTTCCGGCCTTACGGAGGTCACACAGAAAGTGAGAGGTGGGACCGTGACCCAGAACCAGTATGGAGACAAGTGCTCAGGGATCTGCCCATCCCCGTCGACAGGGATGCTGAGCCTCTGCCAGCCCGACCCACGGAGCACCTGTCGCGTCCCCATCCCTGGAGTCTGAGAGCTGAGGAGGACCCCTCCCTGGCCCTCACCGGGTACACCTATTGCCCAGATGGGGAAAGCGAAGACCAGAGCAGACAGATCTCCCAGCCAGATGTTTTCTGACTCATTCTGCAGGGCTGAGGAATCAGGATCCCCAGCAGGGCAGGGACCTAGGGTCGGGATCAAGAGGGGCTCGTGAGGACAGCCCAGCTGTGGCAGCTGCTCTCCATCTTCCAGCACGGTCAGAGTCCCCTAGCCAGAAAGCTG includes these proteins:
- the TMEM134 gene encoding transmembrane protein 134 isoform X4, with protein sequence MSAARPQFSIDDAFELSLEDAGPGPEFSGVARFGPLHFERRARFEVADEDKQSRLRYQNLENDEDAAQASPEPDGGVSIRDSSRTSIRSSQWSFSTISNSTQRSYHACCSWTQHPLIQKNRRVVLASFLLLLLGMGEETEALRGAGPVSWTHSQEITHSGKGNLVPCSKLVFILAI